A part of Trueperaceae bacterium genomic DNA contains:
- a CDS encoding triose-phosphate isomerase, producing MSRPQPLIAGNWKMNRLPSEAVSWTRELLARLDRAPVEAGELALIVPYTHLPAMTSLAFGTQVALGAQDVSAHEEGAYTGEVSAAMLADLGTRYVVVGHSERRAYHGEDDALVNAKAARVMAHGMVPIVCVGEQRAERDAGRAEEVVLGQVERALQGLAPADPAALVVAYEPVWAIGTGLTATAADAAAMGAAIRRLLRRLLPTVADGVRLLYGGSMKPGNAAELLAQPDVNGGLIGGASLQLDDYLAIAAAA from the coding sequence ATGTCACGCCCGCAGCCCCTCATCGCCGGCAACTGGAAGATGAACCGGCTCCCGTCGGAAGCCGTCTCCTGGACCCGCGAACTCCTCGCCCGCCTAGACCGCGCCCCGGTCGAGGCGGGCGAGCTCGCTCTCATCGTCCCCTACACCCACCTCCCGGCCATGACCAGCCTGGCGTTCGGCACCCAGGTGGCGCTCGGCGCGCAAGACGTCAGCGCCCACGAGGAGGGCGCCTACACGGGCGAGGTGTCGGCCGCCATGCTCGCCGACCTCGGCACGCGCTACGTGGTGGTCGGCCACTCGGAGCGCCGCGCCTACCACGGCGAGGACGACGCGCTCGTCAACGCCAAGGCGGCGCGCGTCATGGCCCACGGCATGGTCCCCATCGTCTGCGTGGGCGAGCAGCGCGCCGAGCGCGACGCCGGGCGCGCCGAGGAGGTCGTCCTCGGGCAGGTCGAGCGGGCCCTGCAGGGGCTCGCGCCCGCCGACCCGGCCGCCCTCGTCGTGGCCTACGAGCCGGTCTGGGCGATCGGCACGGGCCTCACCGCCACCGCCGCCGACGCCGCCGCCATGGGCGCCGCCATCCGCCGCCTGCTGCGCCGCCTCCTGCCCACCGTGGCGGACGGCGTGCGCCTCCTCTACGGCGGGAGCATGAAACCCGGCAACGCCGCCGAGCTGCTGGCCCAACCCGACGTGAACGGCGGCCTCATAGGGGGCGCCAGCCTCCAGCTCGACGACTACCTCGCCATCGCGGCGGCGGCGTGA